Proteins found in one Toxotes jaculatrix isolate fToxJac2 chromosome 18, fToxJac2.pri, whole genome shotgun sequence genomic segment:
- the nlk1 gene encoding nemo-like kinase, type 1 isoform X2: MAFHGAGRQTVCGDLFPGSELGHKYFCVNSSCGAPSTGLSATPCLTGPTAPAGTPRHPTALGGSTGGGAAVPQPYSNPASEVPSPPEMEPDRPIGYGAFGVVWSVTDPRDGRKVALKKMPNVFQNLVSCKRVFRELRMLCFFKHDNVLSALDILQPPQIDCFEEIYVITELMQSDLHKVIVSPQPLTTDHIKVFLYQILRGLKYLHSAGILHRDIKPGNLLVNSNCLLKICDFGLARVEEPDPSRHMTQEVVTQYYRAPEVLMGCRHYGSAIDVWSVGCIFAELLGRRILFQAQSPIQQLDLITDLLGTPPLSALALACEGARAHILRGPHKPPSLSVLYMLSDGATHEAVHLLCRMLVFDPAKRISGSDALSHPYLDEGRLRYHTCMCQCCYSVPSGRVYTRDFEPVAERPFSHSYENSLLSVWQGKELIHRFITEHQQGKRVPLCINPQSAAFKTFIRSTAWHSSKVSRKEER, encoded by the exons ATGGCATTTCACGGCGCAGGCCGGCAGACCGTCTGTGGAGACTTGTTTCCGGGCTCAGAGCTGGGCCACAAGTATTTCTGTGTCAACTCTTCCTGCGGAGCCCCCTCCACAGGCCTCAGCGCCACACCGTGCCTGACTGGACCCACTGCCCCGGCCGGGACCCCTCGTCACCCCACAGCTCTCGGAGGAAGCACGGGCGGCGGAGCGGCGGTGCCTCAGCCCTACAGCAACCCGGCCAGCGAGGTGCCCAGCCCCCCAGAGATGGAGCCGGACCGTCCCATCGGTTATGGCGCATTTGGCGTTGTGTG GTCAGTGACTGATCCCCGCGACGGTCGAAAGGTGGCTTTGAAGAAGATGCCTAATGTCTTCCAGAACCTGGTCTCCTGTAAGAGGGTCTTCAGAGAGCTGAGGATGCTCTGCTTCTTCAAACATGACAAC GTTTTGTCAGCTCTGGATATTTTGCAGCCTCCACAAATCGACTGCTTTGAGGAAAT ATACGTGATAACAGAACTGATGCAGAGCGACCTCCACAAAGTGATCGTgtctcctcagcctctcaccaCCGACCACATCAAGGTCTTCCTCTATCAGATCCTCCGAG GACTGAAGTACTTGCACTCTGCTGGGATCCTGCACAGGGACATCAAACCTGGAAACCTGCTGGTCAACAGCAACTGTCTGCTCAAG ATTTGTGATTTCGGGCTGGCGCGCGTGGAGGAGCCAGACCCGTCACGTCACATGACCCAGGAAGTGGTGACTCAGTACTACAGAGCGCCCGAGGTGCTGATGGGCTGCCGGCACTACGGCTCGGCCATCGACGTCTGGTCAGTGGGCTGCATCTTCGCAGAGCTGCTGGGACGGCGTATCCTCTTCCAGGCACAGAGCCCGATTCAGCAG CTGGACCTGATCACAGACCTGCTGGGAACTCCTCCTCTGTCGGCCCTGGCATTGGCCTGTGAAGGAGCCAGAGCCCACATCCTGAGGGGGCCGCACAAACCG CCGTCGCTGTCGGTGCTCTACATGCTGTCTGACGGAGCCACACATGAGGCGGTGCACCTGCTCTGCCGGATGCTGGTGTTTGATCCG GCTAAAAGGATTTCTGGCAGTGACGCGCTCTCCCACCCTTACCTGGACGAGGGGCGTCTGCGCTACCACACCTGCATGTGTCAGTGCTGCTACTCCGTTCCCAGCGGCCGAGTTTACACCCGGGACTTCGAGCCGGTAGCCGAGCGGCCGTTCAGCCACAGCTACGAGAACAGCCTGCTGTCTGTGTGGCAGGGGAAAG agTTAATCCATCGCTTCATTACGGAGCACCAGCAGGGCAAACGGGTGCCGCTGTGCATCAACCCTCAGAGTGCTGCCTTCAAGACCTTCatcag GTCGACTGCATGGCACTCGTCCAAGGTGTCCCggaaggaggagagatga
- the nlk1 gene encoding nemo-like kinase, type 1 isoform X1, translating to MAFHGAGRQTVCGDLFPGSELGHKYFCVNSSCGAPSTGLSATPCLTGPTAPAGTPRHPTALGGSTGGGAAVPQPYSNPASEVPSPPEMEPDRPIGYGAFGVVWSVTDPRDGRKVALKKMPNVFQNLVSCKRVFRELRMLCFFKHDNVLSALDILQPPQIDCFEEIYVITELMQSDLHKVIVSPQPLTTDHIKVFLYQILRGLKYLHSAGILHRDIKPGNLLVNSNCLLKICDFGLARVEEPDPSRHMTQEVVTQYYRAPEVLMGCRHYGSAIDVWSVGCIFAELLGRRILFQAQSPIQQLDLITDLLGTPPLSALALACEGARAHILRGPHKPPSLSVLYMLSDGATHEAVHLLCRMLVFDPAKRISGSDALSHPYLDEGRLRYHTCMCQCCYSVPSGRVYTRDFEPVAERPFSHSYENSLLSVWQGKELIHRFITEHQQGKRVPLCINPQSAAFKTFIRKSAGSGRKEEGTCYMC from the exons ATGGCATTTCACGGCGCAGGCCGGCAGACCGTCTGTGGAGACTTGTTTCCGGGCTCAGAGCTGGGCCACAAGTATTTCTGTGTCAACTCTTCCTGCGGAGCCCCCTCCACAGGCCTCAGCGCCACACCGTGCCTGACTGGACCCACTGCCCCGGCCGGGACCCCTCGTCACCCCACAGCTCTCGGAGGAAGCACGGGCGGCGGAGCGGCGGTGCCTCAGCCCTACAGCAACCCGGCCAGCGAGGTGCCCAGCCCCCCAGAGATGGAGCCGGACCGTCCCATCGGTTATGGCGCATTTGGCGTTGTGTG GTCAGTGACTGATCCCCGCGACGGTCGAAAGGTGGCTTTGAAGAAGATGCCTAATGTCTTCCAGAACCTGGTCTCCTGTAAGAGGGTCTTCAGAGAGCTGAGGATGCTCTGCTTCTTCAAACATGACAAC GTTTTGTCAGCTCTGGATATTTTGCAGCCTCCACAAATCGACTGCTTTGAGGAAAT ATACGTGATAACAGAACTGATGCAGAGCGACCTCCACAAAGTGATCGTgtctcctcagcctctcaccaCCGACCACATCAAGGTCTTCCTCTATCAGATCCTCCGAG GACTGAAGTACTTGCACTCTGCTGGGATCCTGCACAGGGACATCAAACCTGGAAACCTGCTGGTCAACAGCAACTGTCTGCTCAAG ATTTGTGATTTCGGGCTGGCGCGCGTGGAGGAGCCAGACCCGTCACGTCACATGACCCAGGAAGTGGTGACTCAGTACTACAGAGCGCCCGAGGTGCTGATGGGCTGCCGGCACTACGGCTCGGCCATCGACGTCTGGTCAGTGGGCTGCATCTTCGCAGAGCTGCTGGGACGGCGTATCCTCTTCCAGGCACAGAGCCCGATTCAGCAG CTGGACCTGATCACAGACCTGCTGGGAACTCCTCCTCTGTCGGCCCTGGCATTGGCCTGTGAAGGAGCCAGAGCCCACATCCTGAGGGGGCCGCACAAACCG CCGTCGCTGTCGGTGCTCTACATGCTGTCTGACGGAGCCACACATGAGGCGGTGCACCTGCTCTGCCGGATGCTGGTGTTTGATCCG GCTAAAAGGATTTCTGGCAGTGACGCGCTCTCCCACCCTTACCTGGACGAGGGGCGTCTGCGCTACCACACCTGCATGTGTCAGTGCTGCTACTCCGTTCCCAGCGGCCGAGTTTACACCCGGGACTTCGAGCCGGTAGCCGAGCGGCCGTTCAGCCACAGCTACGAGAACAGCCTGCTGTCTGTGTGGCAGGGGAAAG agTTAATCCATCGCTTCATTACGGAGCACCAGCAGGGCAAACGGGTGCCGCTGTGCATCAACCCTCAGAGTGCTGCCTTCAAGACCTTCatcag GAAGTCAGCTGGatcaggaaggaaggaagaagggaCCTGTTACATGTGCTGA